The following are encoded together in the Oryzias melastigma strain HK-1 linkage group LG17, ASM292280v2, whole genome shotgun sequence genome:
- the tmem70 gene encoding transmembrane protein 70, mitochondrial, translated as MIYINVLRPLRPRFVLFPGCARFPPVRHAAQASACCLRGSSRLLLQPSAAAGRPFSVPIKVWSYCSSSRCLSSSAPPNDGNLIYTGNLGVAVRGVKMFSYTTSAAALFLMPQILFKTALALQGLAVQVAFCGVMGFFTFLTPILLHLLTKGYVIRLYHNPDSDVYTAVTYSVFLFEKKTIFHQNQVRVPSVANMFTTFYAGRAGMLVNPDYFPFPQDYNHLMGYDKPFSFSPDHIDSDRS; from the exons atgattTATATCAATGTTCTGCGGCCATTACGGCCGCGCTTTGTCCTCTTTCCCGGCTGCGCGCGCTTCCCGCCAGtccgccatgcagcccaggcgTCCGCGTGCTGTTTGAGAGGATCGAGCCGGCTGCTCCTTCAGCCCTCAGCTGCTGCGGGAAGGCCGTTCTCCGTCCCCATAAAG GTGTGGTCCTACTGTTCAAGCAGTCGCTGTCTCTCCTCATCAGCGCCCCCAAATGACGGGAACCTGATCTACACTGGCAACTTGGGTGTTGCTGTTCGTG GCGTGAAGATGTTCTCCTACACCACCAGTGCAGCCGCCCTCTTCCTCATGCCTCAGATCTTATTCAAAACTGCCCTTGCGCTCCAGGGCTTGGCTGTTCAGGTGGCCTTTTGCGGTGTCATGGGCTTCTTTACCTTCCTCACTCCCATCCTTCTCCATCTCCTCACCAAAGGCTACGTGATCAGGCTGTACCACAACCCGGACAGCGACGTTTACACTGCTGTCACCTACAgtgttttcctgtttgaaaagaaaaccaTCTTCCACCAAAATCAAGTCCGTGTCCCATCCGTCGCAAACATGTTCACCACATTCTACGCTGGTCGAGCAGGAATGCTAGTGAACCCGGACTATTTCCCGTTTCCGCAGGACTATAACCACTTAATGGGCTACGACAAGCCCTTCAGCTTTAGCCCAGACCACATTGACTCTGACAGGAGCTGA
- the lg17h5orf22 gene encoding UPF0489 protein C5orf22 homolog produces MTSSGGGEEQRKSAETGRWSGSNPGRESSSERGAFRAEPFGGGVESGKAECGEDSESQQNGGFEAAGTEEESRQDVREETELRTKRWVDFDGGKTFRVPMSSTPLKRSYRDLPVWIVEDHHHVVQHIYRAIASRHLPPSNIKMIHLDSHPDLLIPVNMPADTVFDKEKLFSELSIENWIIPMVYAGHVSSVAWLHPYWAQQIRDGEQKMCVGRDSSTTTIRVSSTDSYFLSDGLFVCEEQLENSKPFTLSVIRVNSVKPSCDALPGSEADTNCSAKRRCTEKSENGEASCSLTPSPPATSVQPAESSDRRVGVGSRDSEDDDGSTSYVLGRLALFLSPTEQFILDIDLDFFSCKNPFKELYTKEEYSILKELYNFREPTQNADKEEIEECVELRVRQLEDLEAAFADLLEDDGEETVARWASNPGLSSLTQLVSSLKARNPSPDYEMVHQAGLTCDSAELPHHVSTDEEIDTLISAMRCVLSALPKPTLVTMSRSSLDEYCPIEQVDSIQRRVLTALESLYGALDLHEDYEKCNTDTKDSQSQAT; encoded by the exons ATGACGAGCAGTGGCGGCggagaggagcagaggaagagTGCTGAAACTGGACGCTGGAGCGGGAGTAATCCTGGGCGAGAAAGTTCGTCTGAGAGAGGTGCCTTTAGGGCAGAACCTTTTGGAGGCGGCGTGGAATCCGGGAAGGCAGAGTGTGGAGAAGACAGCGAATCCCAGCAGAATGGTGGCTTTGAAGCGGCAGGAACGGAGGAGGAATCCAGACAG GATGTCAGGGAGGAGACAGAGTTAAGAACAAAACGCTGGGTTGACTTTGACGGAGGAAAGACGTTCCGTGTTCCGATGAGTTCAACACCGCTAAAGAGGTCGTACCGGGACCTGCCGGTGTGGATCGTGGAGGACCACCACCAT GTGGTGCAGCACATATACCGGGCCATCGCCTCAAGACATCTCCCACCGAGTAACATCAAGATGATTCATTTGGACTCGCACCCAGATCTTCTCATCCCAGTCAACATGCCAGCGGACACCGTctttgataaagaaaaactcttcaG tgagttGAGTATTGAAAACTGGATTATCCCCATGGTGTATGCCGGTCACGTGTCCAGCGTGGCGTGGTTGCATCCATACTGGGCCCAGCAAATTCGAGACGGAGAGCAGAAAATGTGTGTTGGCAGAGACTCGTCCACCACCACCATCAG AGTTTCCAGCACTGACAGCTACTTCCTCAGCGACGGCCTGTTCGTCTGtgaggagcagctggagaacTCCAAGCCTTTCACACTCAGCGTAATTAGAGTGAATTCTGTCAAACCGAGCTGTGACGCTCTTCCAG gCTCTGAGGCAGACACAAACTGTTCAGCCAAAAGACGTTGCACCGAGAAGAGTGAAAACGGGGAGGCTAGTTGTTCGCTCACTCCTTCTCCACCTGCCACATCAGTCCAGCCAGCAGAGAGCAGCGACAGAAGGGTAGGCGTGGGCAGCAGAGACAGTGAAGATGATGATGGATCGACGAGTTACGTTCTTGGAAGACTGGCTTTATTTCTCAGTCCAACAGAGCAGTTCATCCTGGACATTGACTTGGACTTCTTTTCCTGTAAAAACCCCTTCAAAGAGCTTTATACAAAG GAAGAATACTCCATCCTCAAAGAGCTCTACAACTTCAGAGAACCCACCCAAAACGCTGACAAG gagGAGATTGAAGAGTGTGTAGAGCTTCGTGTTCGTCAGTTAGAAGACCTCGAAGCAGCATTTGCTGACTTGTTGGAGGACGACGGAGAGGAGACTGTTGCTCGATGGGCCAGCAACCCAGG attgtCATCTCTAACCCAACTGGTTTCTAGTTTGAAGGCTAGAAATCCCTCTCCTGACTATGAAATG GTTCACCAGGCGGGGTTAACCTGTGACTCTGCCGAGCTTCCCCACCATGTCAGCACTGACGAGGAGATTGACACACTCATCTCAGCTATGCGATGTGTCCTCAGCGCTTTGCCCAAACCTACTCTGGTCACCATGtctag GTCCAGTCTGGATGAATACTGTCCTATCGAACAAGTGGATTCAATCCAACGCCGAGTTCTCACTGCGCTTGAAAGCCTGTATGGAGCTTTGGACTTGCATGAAGACTATGAAAAATGCAACACAGATACCAAGGACAGCCAGTCCCAGGCTACATAA
- the LOC112144304 gene encoding E3 ubiquitin-protein ligase TRIM21, with the protein MAATSCCLQEEQFLCCICLDVFTDPVTIPCGHNFCKMCITKNWNVNSPRCQCPMCKQSFTVRPELRVNTFVLEMASEFKQATKRRSSLELQTAKPGEIPCDICTGKKLKAVKSCLTCFASYCSIHLDPHETSDRLKTHTLSEPVENMEARMCSKHKKPLELFCRNEQLCVCSLCCVTEHAAHDISSISDEWESRRTKLQEIEAETQQMIRERQLKSQQIERLKNYSREDSEREIASSVRVFTIFMQTAEKNLNRLLEVIEERQRRMEQEADGYIRGLQEEISVLGQRTAELQKLSQTQDHLLLLQKLTGLNSMESSTALTDVNIRLPAFEGVALEAVVDLEKTLSVEKERLLHEERLKKVQQYSVDVVLEAQTANPYLILSEDGKQVRCGEVRRDLTENEERFSLYASVLGQQTFSFGRFYFEVQVTGKTDWTLGVAKGSVDRKGIDPLSPVNGYWAIGLRGANQYLCLDSPAVSLNLNWHLERLGVFVSYEEGLVSFFDVDKAVHLYSFTDCVFTEDLRPFFSPGHHKRGMNSAPLIISVINRID; encoded by the coding sequence ATGGCAGCCACCAGCTGTTGTTTACAAGAGGAGCAGTTTCTGTGCTGCATTTGTTTAGACGTTTTTACTGATCCAGTCACGATACCGTGTGGACACAACTTCTGCAAAATGTGCATTACCAAGAACTGGAACGTTAACAGTCCTCGATGCCAGTGTCCTATGTGCAAACAAAGTTTTACGGTTCGTCCTGAACTGAGAgtcaacacttttgttttggagATGGCCTCCGAGTTCAAGCAAGCAACCAAGAGACGAAGTAGCTTGGAGCTGCAGACGGCCAAACCAGGGGAAATCCCCTGTGATATTTGcactggaaaaaaattgaaggcTGTCAAATCCTGCTTGACTTGCTTTGCCTCGTATTGCAGCATACACCTGGACCCTCATGAAACGTCTGACCGGCTGAAAACTCATACGCTGAGTGAGCCGGTGGAGAACATGGAGGCCAGGATGTGTTCCAAGCACAAGAAACCTCTGGAGCTCTTTTGCAGGAACGAGCAGCTGTGTGTGTGCTCACTCTGCTGCGTCACGGAGCATGCGGCGCATGACATCTCTTCCATCAGCGACGAGTGGGAATCCAGGAGGACAAAGCTGCAGGAGATTGAAGCTGAAACGCAGCAGATGATCAGAGAGAGACAGCTGAAGAGCCAGCAGATCGAGCGGCTGAAAAACTACAGCAGGGAGGATTCAGAAAGAGAGATTGCCAGCTCTGTCCGCGTCTTCACCATTTTCATGCAGACGGCAGAGAAAAATCTGAACAGGCTTCTTGAAGTAATTGAGGAGAGACAGAGGAGGATGGAACAAGAGGCCGACGGCTACATCAGAGGACTCCAAGAAGAAATCTCTGTCCTTGGTCAAAGAActgctgagctgcagaaacTCTCTCAAACTCAGGACcatctccttctcctccagAAACTAACTGGCCTGAACTCTATGGAAAGCTCGACGGCTCTGACTGACGTGAATATCCGTCTCCCGGCGTTTGAGGGAGTCGCTCTGGAAGCCGTGGTAGACCTGGAGAAAACACTGAGTGTAGAGAAAGAGCGACTGCTACACGAGGAAAGACTGAAGAAGGTTCAGCAGTACTCCGTGGATGTGGTTCTGGAGGCCCAAACGGCCAACCCTTACCTCATCCTATCAGAGGATGGGAAACAAGTCCGTTGTGGAGAAGTGAGACGGGATCTGACAGAAAACGAGGAGAGGTTCTCTCTTTATGCGAGTGTCCTTGGACAGCAAACCTTCTCATTtggtagattttattttgaagtacaAGTTACAGGGAAAACTGACTGGACTCTTGGGGTTGCCAAAGGTTCTGTGGACAGGAAAGGAATTGACCCACTAAGCCCAGTCAACGGCTACTGGGCAATTGGTTTGAGAGGAGCAAACCAGTACCTGTGTCTGGACAGCCCTGCTGTGAGCCTGAATCTAAACTGGCACCTGGAGCGGCTTGGTGTGTTTGTTAGTTACGAGGAGGGCTTGGTGTCCTTCTTTGACGTCGACAAAGCTGTTCACCTTTACTCCTTCACTGACTGTGTCTTCACTGAGGATCTGAGGCCCTTCTTCAGTCCTGGCCATCACAAGCGAGGGATGAACTCTGCACCTCTCATCATCTCTGTCATTAACCGCATCGATTAG